One window of Eisenibacter elegans DSM 3317 genomic DNA carries:
- a CDS encoding lysophospholipid acyltransferase family protein, whose amino-acid sequence MWLLKLLSLFPTRVLYIFSDLLFLLLYYIVRYRYKTVRQNISQSFPEKSEAEHRQIIRQWYTQFCDLIFETVRLMSISRAELQRRVQFKNLDLLTSKIAHGQSVLALTTHHCNWEWLLNATAASVSFPIDAVYKPLSNPLGASFMQQIRGRFGASPVAMNMVLREIIRRKGHEQHVVAMVADQRPFGNLPEHYYWADFLGRETAFYIGAEKIARKTNFPVLFIGMRPGAKRGHYEVFFEEIALPPYHEYYPNAILDKYIALSEELIRQYPANYLWSHDRWRDQRPWHQTSAAHSE is encoded by the coding sequence ATGTGGCTGTTAAAGTTGCTTTCTTTATTCCCTACTAGGGTACTTTATATTTTTTCAGACCTACTCTTTTTGTTGCTATACTACATTGTGCGGTATCGTTATAAAACTGTGCGTCAGAATATTAGCCAGTCTTTTCCTGAGAAGAGCGAGGCCGAGCACCGGCAGATTATTCGGCAGTGGTACACCCAATTTTGTGATTTAATTTTTGAGACCGTCCGCCTGATGAGCATCAGCCGCGCAGAGTTGCAACGGCGCGTTCAGTTCAAAAATCTAGATTTACTGACTTCTAAGATAGCCCACGGCCAATCTGTATTGGCACTGACTACCCACCATTGTAACTGGGAGTGGCTCCTCAACGCCACGGCTGCCTCGGTATCTTTTCCGATAGATGCGGTATATAAGCCGCTATCCAACCCCCTTGGCGCGTCATTTATGCAACAAATTCGGGGGCGTTTTGGCGCTTCGCCCGTAGCGATGAATATGGTCTTGCGTGAGATTATCCGCCGCAAAGGCCACGAACAACATGTGGTGGCGATGGTGGCGGATCAGCGGCCTTTCGGCAATTTACCAGAACATTATTATTGGGCAGATTTTTTGGGAAGGGAAACAGCCTTCTATATAGGTGCAGAGAAGATCGCTCGCAAGACCAATTTTCCTGTACTTTTTATCGGGATGCGCCCCGGCGCAAAACGCGGCCATTATGAGGTGTTTTTTGAAGAAATTGCCCTCCCGCCATATCATGAGTATTATCCCAATGCCATACTAGACAAATACATTGCCCTAAGCGAGGAGCTCATCCGTCAATACCCTGCCAACTACCTTTGGTCTCACGACCGCTGGCGCGACCAACGGCCCTGGCATCAAACATCTGCCGCCCATTCTGAATAA
- a CDS encoding peptidoglycan-binding domain-containing protein translates to MKRLSIVLLIAINAYIAFNQYLSYRRYNPPTNYHYPIAPEDSIDVHYHRPEAVTEYYRVANEAGVFARKVWFNDGIDVLFPDERDEQSLMASTYYNQLISQARELEARLRASKKLKKAKYDNEAIAFIEEKGIAQDEYMMYKAVQERPLSKGDTSAVVWKVQGILIKLGYDIPHDGLFIEITEDAVKKFQKSRKLLASGKVDEMTMRELLKHQ, encoded by the coding sequence ATGAAACGGCTATCGATAGTTTTACTTATCGCTATAAATGCGTATATTGCGTTTAACCAATACCTAAGCTATAGGCGATACAACCCCCCCACCAATTACCATTATCCTATAGCCCCCGAAGACTCTATCGATGTTCATTACCACCGCCCCGAAGCTGTAACCGAATATTATCGTGTGGCCAATGAGGCTGGGGTATTTGCCCGCAAAGTATGGTTCAATGATGGCATTGATGTGCTCTTTCCTGATGAACGTGATGAGCAAAGCCTAATGGCCAGTACCTATTATAACCAACTCATCAGCCAAGCTCGGGAGTTAGAAGCCCGCCTCCGAGCCTCCAAAAAACTCAAAAAAGCCAAGTATGACAACGAGGCCATTGCTTTTATAGAAGAAAAAGGTATCGCTCAAGACGAGTACATGATGTATAAGGCCGTACAAGAGCGCCCCTTGAGTAAAGGAGATACTTCGGCAGTTGTTTGGAAAGTACAGGGGATTCTCATAAAATTGGGCTATGATATTCCACATGACGGCCTTTTTATCGAAATTACAGAAGATGCAGTCAAAAAATTTCAAAAAAGCCGCAAATTGTTAGCCTCTGGCAAAGTAGACGAAATGACGATGCGAGAGCTACTGAAACACCAATAA
- a CDS encoding Rab family GTPase, with amino-acid sequence MQQISKKVILVGHFGVGKSSLVRQFVYQKFSDEYLTTLGVKIDKKLVEFAAHTVNMIIWDVAGEVTQKKVPTSYYLGAHGIIYVFDLSRSSTFQNVKEDIDYLRKMLPQAHFCVVGNKRDLVKDEDIAEVKQSFPLEINFLTSARTGEHVEEMFRYIAEQMT; translated from the coding sequence ATGCAGCAAATCAGTAAAAAAGTTATTTTAGTCGGGCACTTCGGCGTGGGAAAGTCCTCACTAGTGCGTCAGTTTGTTTATCAAAAATTCTCTGATGAGTATCTTACTACCTTGGGAGTAAAGATTGATAAAAAGCTCGTCGAGTTTGCTGCCCATACCGTCAACATGATTATCTGGGATGTGGCCGGAGAGGTTACCCAGAAAAAAGTACCAACTTCGTATTATCTCGGAGCGCATGGTATTATTTATGTGTTTGATTTGAGCCGCTCGTCTACCTTCCAAAATGTGAAAGAAGATATTGATTACCTTCGGAAAATGCTGCCACAGGCGCATTTCTGTGTGGTAGGCAATAAACGCGATTTGGTCAAGGATGAAGATATCGCTGAAGTAAAACAGAGCTTCCCGCTAGAGATTAATTTTTTGACCAGTGCGCGCACTGGCGAACACGTAGAAGAGATGTTTCGATACATTGCAGAACAAATGACCTAG